TAAGCATCtctgcaaacaaaaagcaaacaaaacaaacaaacaaacaaaacaaaaaaaagcaaccaagaTGATGCTGCGACAAAGCCAGCCTCACCAGGGGTTTTAAAACGCAGAGCAGGCATCAGGAATGACAGCTCAAGACTTGGCATGCTGTGCCGTGAGTCTGCAGCCCATCTTCATCTTGCCACAGCCAGAGgttgctccctgcagctgtccTGTGTTGCCTCTTGCTTTCCCATAGGGCAGATGTGCTTTTAAAGGATGCTCCATCATGACAGTGCAAAATCAAGTAGGGGCAAAAACTTTGGGGCAGTGCTTGCAAATGGGCCCTTGCCCATTCCTCTGCAGGACAGCACAGGGCATCTTTCCCCTTGCCATTATCAGTTCTAGtgtctgctttgtgcttttgcATGTTTCTTCTCAAGCCTTCCCAAGCAAGGTGTTTCTGTGCAGATCACGAGTTGCTCTTTGTTAGCATTTAAATGGTCTACATAATTGCAGAGGGAAGCCTGAAACTCTCTCCATTagttttccaaaagcaaaagggaaataaGGTGGCAGTAGCGGTGATTTCGCTCCACTTTTGTTCATATGCCTGCTGTGTGGTCTCCTACAAGCTCTTGACATCCTCAGTGGGGTGACGATGGCAGCAAGGTGTTCCTGGTTGGACTGGGAGCTGTAGGCGGGCTTTGTGCCAGCCTCTCTGCCACAGCCTCGCTGGTGAATCAGAGCCATGCAGCCGCCTCCCCGTGCCACTTGCAGTCTGCCTCGCAACGGCTGCCTTCTGTGCCCCATgtctggctgctggcagcccgTGACGCCAAACCACAGCGTTATCATGACCACCCAACATGCTGGGATCTGccctctgctctctcctctGTTGAAACAGTTTCCTGAGCTGTTGCCATCCATTTAATCATCATCAGCTTTGGGTTGGAAGTCTTTCCCTAGTGTGGGTCCCCAGAGATATTATTTGGTGTTTCACTGCAGCGGGGAGCTGAAAGCATGTCATGAAAGCCGGTGGGAGCGGGGCAGCACCATGTGCCATGCATCCTCCTGCACTACCCAGCCTCTGTTGTAACAGCAGTCAGAATCTTCATGTGGAGGCTCGAGCACATGTGTGAGCCAAAGAACAGGATGAGCTGAGCtcacaaaatcacaaaatcagaatatctcgagttggaagggacccacaaagatcatcaagtccaactcctggctccacaccagaaattcaaaccctgtgtttgagagcagtgtccaaatgcCTCCTGAACTCCAGCACTCGGGGGcgagccctgggcagcctgttccatgcccaccaccctctggcACAaaccctttccctaaccctcAGTTacccctcccctgacgcagctccatgccgttccctcgggccctgtcgctgtcacagagagcagagctcagcgctgcccctccgctccctgtgaggagctgcagccgccatgaggcctgccctcagctcctctgctctgggctggacaCACCGAAGggcctcagccgctcctcacacaccttgcccttAGACCTTTCCCCATCTctgtagctctcctttagaCGCACTCCAACAGatttatgtccttcttacatcacagcacccaaacctgcacccagtgctggaggtgaggccgcacagcacagagcagtggggTCAGCCCCTCCCCTAgcccagtggcagtgctggaccTGGTGCCCCCCGGGGAACAGTTGTCCCTTTGGCTCCAGGGGATGCCGCTGGCTAAGGTACAGCTTGCCATCAGCCAGAACCTCCAGGTTCCTTTCCGTGGGGCTGCTCTCCTGTCTCTGATCCCCTGTGTGCACTTATATTTGAggttgccccatcccaggtgcagaatccagcacttgttCTTGTTAAACTACAGGCCTCAGGACTTGCATGCAGAGCAGCCTGGTGCCTTGCTTGTGCAGGTTTTCACCCCTCTGCCGAAGGAGCCCTTGGTGGTGCAGCTCGGCTCCCACACGCCTTGTTTTCCTGGCAGCCCTGCCGTGTGGAGCTGAGGTGGTGCAACGAGGAGGCAGGAATGAAAAGTCTGAGGTTTGCCTCCAGGCCTCTTTGCAATCGCCCAGCAATCCTCTCCCCTCGCCTGCTGCCAGGCGTGTTTGAACCGCAGGCTTGTTGAGTCCTCTCAAGGCCTGTAGAAACAtggcactgcagctcctgggtCTGAGGAGTGGGTAAATAACACCAGCGGGTGCTGGGAACAGGCTGTTGGGAAGACAGGTCACGCACCACGGGCTGCCTCGTCACCCAGAGACCAAAGCTTGGATCCAGGAGGTGGCAAGAGGCACTGTCCGCTGCTAGGACTCTGCTCCTCCGAGCTCTGCTACTGTGGGGGGttagagctcagctctgcagcactctCCTTGCCATCACATCGAATACCAAACCCATTTGCCAAGAACACAGGGGTTTGAACGCCTTTTTGGGGATTGTGCGATTGctggagccaggggttggagCGGGCAGAAGCTGCATGTGGCGTGACAGCTCCTAATCCTGCCTTTGCTCGATTCTGGGTGTGCGCTGAGGGTGAGGGAGTGAAGCTGCTGCAAAGTCCAGCTGGGACTTCAGTAACTCAGCAAGCAGCACACATGACCAGGAAAGTCACCCATGGGAGACCTTCACAAAGCAGTAATTCCTAGCTGCTCCTAATGCTCACACTGCACCCCATTCAGCCCTCCTGCCTCTATGGGAGGCCGCTACATGAGGAAAATcgccccttccaacctcagcagCATGGCATTCAATCCCCTAGTTGCTTTTTCCCCAGTGCCTTCTATGTAACACATAGCTGTTGCCTATTGTTGTGAAAGACTGGAAAATAAGGACTCATAAGTGTGGCTTCATGTTTAATTAGAAGCTAATGTGCTAGTATTATTAGGCACTGAAGGAATGTACTGGCGAAGCAGTGCTCGAgttgttttaaaagcataagTGTATACTTTCTCTTTGCCTAGCTGGCACACGCTGGCATTATTAGGAGGCACAAGTGCTGCTACTTAGTCCTACAGCTCTTCTTTTGAAGTTCAGGCAAATACCACTGGAATTAAGTATCTCAAATCTGTTTGTTTGGAGGACTTGAAGCATAAGGTGTGTCCCAGGCTAAGCCCAATGTTtaatcacagcagcacaggactTGAGAGAGTAAGTGGTCTGTGGCTAAATTTCTGTAAAGAGATAGTGATGAAGTGCAGCTTAATGAAACACAATAACTGCACTGGTCTCAGAAGAGGCTAAAGGAAGCAGTAAGCAAATTACAatattcttgtttgttttatgagaAGTTTCACTGTCATCGCATTTAGGAAACTTGCTGTGACTGTTAGGCTCAGTAAGAGGCATACTGCTTTGTAACCTCCAAATACTGACACAAGCACAGCTTCACCGCCTACTTCGTAGTACAGTTCCACTAGGCAGGTGGTGAAACATCTCCAACAGGGAGCAGTTTGCATCTACCTGCTTACATAAAGCTCTGCACTACATGGAATTTAGCCAGAGGGTTTCAAACAGGTACAGAGGGGTACCCTCTGTGTAGCCAGGAACAGTCTCAAGCAGCAGCGAGCACCAACCCTTCCTTCTTTATTgttcagccagcactgctgccatcaCCCACGAGAGGAGCAGCTTTGCTCTCAGGGAGGTAGAAGCCTTTGATTTGCTTcaagatgggaaagaaaaccaacatGACAAAATACAGGCATGTATGGGAcacaatattttattaataatgtgCCACATTTGAACTTTGACAAGAGTGAAATTAAAAGGTGTATTAAAACATACCCACTCTAAACAATCTATTttcttcagtagaaaaaaagcatacaacAGGTGGAAATACTATATACACAGTATATCAGTCTAGGCAACACACAGTTCATTCTCCCAGGACATGTACTGTGGCGTGGCTGGTATGGTTCTCTAACATGTCCCTACAAACATCACTTTGCAAATAGATAAAATGGTGTTAGAATATACCATCCAGTTAAAGTCCAgtatgaattttctttttttttttttttaaccactaaGCACATACTTCAGCTTACTGATCTTAAAATGGATAGAAGATGGTACTGCATATGAAGAGATCAGTGTTAAGCTTTTACTTCTGCTTGTGTAATTTCGGGATCCTTTCTTGTTAATGACAGTCTGCCTCAGTCATCTTGATTACATGGAAAACTATAATCAGTGTCTCCATTAAACAGAATaccttctgaaaatgaaacttaGCCAGGGTTTATGATTAACAGTATCTTGAATAGCTCTTTCTTCACCTCTTGCATTCATTTCCAGTAGATTTGTGTTGGGTTTATTTTACTGCGGAGGCTTCGAGCCCAAAATACAGATCACTGCAATAAACCAGGAACCTAATCCATcctttttctgaggaaaatcaGAATGTTAGTTCTTAAATTAgtttgtccaaaaaaaaaaaaaaaaaaaggcaaggggAACCCTTTCTCACAACATCGTGGGAGGGGAATATCACTATACAAGTGGGGCAGGCACACGCAGAGTGGATGATCCAGACCACAGTGTGGTGGGCTCCAGCTCTTAACCTTACATTTGGCTTTAGTCCACGTGCTCCCTCTCACACACTTGAACATGAGTAGCTCCTTGCTGGCCGCCCCTCAGTCCATCTGCTGACGCTGCTGGCGAGCAGGTCACTGCACAGCTGGACAAGGCTCTTGTGAATCAAGTTCCAGCAACCTTCTCGCACCAGGCAGAAAGGTAGCAAGTACTGTATCTTTTGGTTAAGTCTCACTTAACAACACAGTAACTGAGctactgctgctctgctgagtaAGCCGGAGCAGGGTCTGAAATGTGGGCCTTTGCAGATCAGTGAGTGCCCCATGCTTTAAAAGAACCTCAACTGTTTTTGTGTGCCCTCCTCTTGCAGCCAGATGAAGAGCTGTCAACCCCTCATCGTCAGAAACATTGATGTTTCCTGAACTGACAAGTTCTTCTACTACTTCAGAGTGCCCGTTTTCTGCAGCAAGATGCAATGCTGTCCTATTTAATGGGCCTCTGGCAAAAACATTGGCCCCTTCATCCATCAGCAACTTCGTTGTTGCCAAATGGCCGTTGCGAGATGCCAAGTGCAGAGCAGTACATCCTTCCGCAGTTGCTGCCTCAATGTCTGCGCCATGTTTAAGGAGCAGCCTTGATGTGCTTGTGTGGCCAGTTTCAGCAGCTATGTGGAGAGCAGTCTGCGAGAGCACATTCGGTACGTTGACATCTGACTCCAGGTCTATGAGTAGGCGAGCGACACGGTAGTGACCTCGCTGAGCAGCCAAGTGTAGCGAGGTCCTTCCATCCACGGTCTGCACATTTACATTTGCACCTGGCTGTTTGGCTAGAAGCTTTACGATGGGAAGATGACCTTGCCAGGCAGCATAGTGCAGTGGCACCCAGTCATCCTTTCCTTTGATGTTCACATTAACGCCTCTTCTCAGCAGAATCCGCACAATATTCTCCTGGCCATACTGACAGGCTATGTGGATGGGAGCTCTGCCTTCAAAATCTACCTCATTCAAGGATGCATTCTTATCAAGCAGCATTTTGGTGCTGAAGTCATCCCCGTTTTGGGCGGCAAAGTGAAGAGCAGTCCACTGATCCTCATCTTTGGCATTAACATTGATTTTCCTTGCCATAAGCAGCTCCacaatgctttttattttcttctcaatgGCTATGTGAAGAGGGGTGGATCCCTTCTTGTTGGTGAGGTTTGGATTAGCATTGTAGAGGAGGAGCCATTTGACACATTCTTCTTGACCAGCTTCTACAGCTAAGTGCAAAAGACTGCAGTTCCCATCCAAAACAATATCAACGTCTTGAGGCTGGAGGATCTTCATCAGCTTGCTCGTGTCTCCAGCTAAAATGGCCTCCGTTAGCTTCCTTTTCTGTATGTCTGTAGTACCAATatctagacagaaaaaaagacatcacaATGTTGATACTTGACAATGCTTACTTGTCCCTGGCTAGCACAGCTGGTGGCTTCAGTAGTGTTTTCTGACTGCAAAAATTGCCTCCCTCTCCCACTGCCATACCTGCAGAAGTTTCAGAGCTAGTTTACATCATATTTGGAGCCCACACCTCCTCTCATTCTGTCTCCAATCAAACTAAGAACAAAGGAAGCAGCTGTTGTCTCCCTCCACTAATCACGCTTTGCCTAAGTGGAAAATAGATGCCTGTTTTATGCAGTACATATTGAAAAGGGAGCGGCTTATCAGGGgtgtcttttttacagtgttcCTGGGGCTGCTGAGAGAGCTGCTTGAATGTTCTCAAAAGACAGATGCCCAGACTTGGGCTTAGTATTAACTGCAAAAGCTACAAGCTCCTGTACTGGCATTAGCTTTAGTTCCACTCTGACGAGGACACTAGACAAGGTGATCTCCTTTCCAACCAACATTTCCATGACTGATTCTGTAATTGCTTTGATGGGAATTCGGGTACCTTCTTTTGgaaagtaaattaaatgtaTTGTTTCTCATTATGTCATGCTTGGGAAtctattcattcattttatttaatatagcTACCTCCAGCAAACAAATTTGCAGTACtgacagcaggagaaagcaaggcATATTATTCTTTATATGGCCACTCTCCAACCCATGGGCTCCCATGCTCCAGTCCAAACAACTATAGAAAAACCAACAACTAAAAAAACCATGACTGTTACCTGAACtctctctttcaaaagaaagggaaagggagcCTCTGGATGAAAAAGCTGAATCTACAGATGAAACTCCTGAAAGCCGCTTGTCGCTGGCAGCAAGTTTGGATTCAGAAGAACTGCGGCTGAGATCCTCAGGGCCTTCCATAGTCTGTGAAATCCCTGAATCCAGCTGGGACAACAATTCTGATAGACTGTAATCCTTAACTGATGCTAGAACAGGCTCCTGTTTCGGCTGGGATAGTGCAGACATCCCCTTCAAGAGAAACACACAAGCATTTTAGAAAGGTCACTAAGGAAAATGGAGTATGACCCTCTACGAGAGAAAGCCTAATTCTGTTAGCTTGTAGGTAGCTTTAAGCACTGTTCTTACTACATGAAATCTGTCTaaagtgtttgttgttttctcatttgtattattttattttttttaagatcagaCACACCCACATAGCTCCAGCCCTTATTTTCTAACTGTTTTGTTGTCCCCCAGCAGTCTAAGGATCCAGTGGAACTCAGTTTTGTGCAGAGGTTTTCCTGAGCTTGCCTATACATCTGCTGTCACTTCTGCAGTCCAGTCCTTCAACAAGACCCAATTCCACCAGGCAAGGAGGtgttaaaaagcagcaaagagaaagctgtgTAGAAGTTAGTCACAGAGAAACCTGTTtctggcagaaagaaagaaaaggaaaaaaaaaaagtgcattttaacATGAGATAGAAAGACGGAATACCTCAGATCGCTGCTTTGGCGAACTCTTGGTGTCCAAGTCCTCAGCtatcatttcctttgtttcatcTTCTGGTTTTTCACAAAGTGTCTCTGTTTCTGAAGTaatttctttgaagaaagaaagacaggCTTTACTGTTTGGTTGgatggttggttggttttgtttggtttctaaATAGGAGAGTTCTCCCCAGGTGCCCTactgcttttctccatcttaATGGTTACGAGATATTACAGGAGAAAGACTCCAGTTTTGGCTATTCCACCAAGCATCTCATCAGAAGGCAGAAATGTACAGCTAAGCAAAGAGTGCACAGAACTGACTGAACAGTTCATTTTCACATTCAGACTGGACTGATGTTATATAGTGGCTACACGCAGGAGTTTGAACTAGTCAACTGTTAGCAGACTTATGTGATATCTCTTCCCATCCATTGCCATATTTTGTTCAGGGAGAAAGAGGGGAGTGGATGGAGAGAAGAGACAACTCTCTGTCATTAATCCTAAATGAAGCCACTGGGGGATAGTACGTGCTACACATTCTACTGCACATCCGAATTCATAACAGGTGCTTTGGGCAAGTTCAAACCTTTGGCCagagttgcctttttttctgtaaacagaaaaatggtAGTGCAGATTGTTTTGTAACAAGAAGACAATTCTGTTTCTTGGCACACAATGGTATATCTCAAGAGCCAGGGTATTCAACACTTTGGTATGGGGTACAGAGTGCATCCACTCCATCTTGGCATCTACCCTGATACAGGTGATCGGACATGAACATAAAACACcctcctttcaggtactggCTAAATGGATCAACTGGTTCAGTACAGATCTTATTCCCGATATGTTTACATAAAACCGTCATGGTCTGACTTGTCCCCAGATAATCTCTTCCGCCACCAATGAATAAGCGGCCTGCATCATTGTCTCCCTACAATGTGCTCTATTTATTCTGTCACAAAGGTTCGCAGCGTTTACCTCAAGGATTAACAGAGTCCTGAGCAATAACGTGACTCATAGAAGAAGAAACAGGCAGCCAAGTTACGAGGAAATCTTACCTTGAAACGTTGGCCGTTCACCAGGATCATCCTGCCAACATTTTTGCATCAGTTTGATCAAGTTATTACATGAATGAGGTCTGGATTTGGAAACAGCAGGTAGCTCTGGGCGGTGGCCTTTAACTACTTTTACCATGATAtgtaaaatattgttttcctctgtaaagCAAAAGCGCACAAATGAAGCTCTCAGCAAAAGGAAGGATTTCTCTTTTGTCTAAGAGTACTAACAGTGCTTTAGGTAAAAACTTAgtttttcacacttttttttttttttttaaggtctaGAGCACTTTatcaacaaggaaaaaaagataaattggTCTTATTCTTCCACAACACTTTCAGCAACACATTAACATCTACTTCTCATGTATCAGTTAATCATCAGTGAGTGACTACGTGGTTTTTCTACCCATAAAAGAggcagaaacagagaaaaaaaataccaaaatccTCACAGTTCTTTGCTACCTCTCTTCGGTTTTCTGTATCTGCTGCGTGAAAACTGAACCACAGTTTTTATATAAACCAAGTGCCTGAACTTTACATAAAGGTGAAGAAAGAACACAGCATAGTAACATGCCTCTTGACTCTGAAGTCAGCCACTGGGCTcactagaagaaaaatgagtagTAGACTGGAACTCGCTCAAACATGTTTGCTATTACTTAGGCTAGCTGcatacaaaggaaaatagtCATAAAGAATAAATAACTGCCTGTAGATTGGTACATTTACTGTGGTGCAGAACAAAGCTTACTCTCACAggcagcttttttatttttatttttttaatctgcacCCGCAAACTACAAATAAACTCCAGAACCACTCTACAGAGaagctgtttctgaaaacaatagGGTTGCCTGCCAGTTGGCTTTGCCCTGCACCTTCCTTGCTGGCTGTGAACATCTGTTAGAAGTCTGAGCAGGCCACACACTGATCTGGATTAGTACAGCAAActccagcaaaagcaaaaaagcgCAGATGAGGGCATCCCATGGCAATATAGGTTCTGCTTTTAGGATGTAGGACAAAGGACTTGAAATCGTGCTTGGAATTTGAGAGCTTACATACGCTTATTGCACAAGACCAAAGGAATTTGAAGAACATGCATTATACATATCACTTGTCTTGTGGGGCTGGTGGGGAGGGAAGCGTGCACATCACTgaaagaaaggtaaaagaaaatccagtgcAAACCACGATACATCAAACTTACCTGCAAAAGGCTTCTTCTGTGTAAGAACTCCCCAAATCACAATGGAAAAGCTACAAATATATACCAAAAATAGTtttagaaaagctttaaaaataataaaaaaagcccACTATTAAACAGAagcataatttattttgctaagTTCTCTTTCCTTGGCCTTCACTACTGTATGTGTTTCAGCTGAATAACACACACAGCAAGATGCAACCAAGAACTATGATCTGAAAGTCTTATTTGTGCAGGAAGGAACCCGAGGCAGTGAACACAGACTTACTGGATACTGCGGATTTCTTGTTAACATTTACCAATTACTCCACAAAAACACTAACAAGATCAGACAGCAGCAA
The Numida meleagris isolate 19003 breed g44 Domestic line chromosome 1, NumMel1.0, whole genome shotgun sequence genome window above contains:
- the RIPK4 gene encoding receptor-interacting serine/threonine-protein kinase 4, which translates into the protein MARDGGSPWAMGLLKTFEESEFGSWEKIGSGGFGQVYKVRHLHWKTWLAIKCSPSLHVDEKERMELLEEARKMEMAKFRYILPVYGICKEPVGLVMEYMETGSLEKLLASEPLPWELRFRIIHETAVGMNFLHCMSPPLLHLDLKPANILLDAHYHVKISDFGLAKCNGLSHSHDLSMDGLCGTIAYLPPERIKEKNRCFDTKHDVYSFSIVIWGVLTQKKPFAEENNILHIMVKVVKGHRPELPAVSKSRPHSCNNLIKLMQKCWQDDPGERPTFQEITSETETLCEKPEDETKEMIAEDLDTKSSPKQRSEGMSALSQPKQEPVLASVKDYSLSELLSQLDSGISQTMEGPEDLSRSSSESKLAASDKRLSGVSSVDSAFSSRGSLSLSFERESSDIGTTDIQKRKLTEAILAGDTSKLMKILQPQDVDIVLDGNCSLLHLAVEAGQEECVKWLLLYNANPNLTNKKGSTPLHIAIEKKIKSIVELLMARKINVNAKDEDQWTALHFAAQNGDDFSTKMLLDKNASLNEVDFEGRAPIHIACQYGQENIVRILLRRGVNVNIKGKDDWVPLHYAAWQGHLPIVKLLAKQPGANVNVQTVDGRTSLHLAAQRGHYRVARLLIDLESDVNVPNVLSQTALHIAAETGHTSTSRLLLKHGADIEAATAEGCTALHLASRNGHLATTKLLMDEGANVFARGPLNRTALHLAAENGHSEVVEELVSSGNINVSDDEGLTALHLAARGGHTKTVEVLLKHGALTDLQRPTFQTLLRLTQQSSSSSVTVLLSET